The window ATAACAAACTTAACTTTAACCTTAGTCGTGTATCAAAATTCTCGGTTAAATATTGTACATCTAACACCAACAAAGCCACCCTACATTAAGTAACCATGATAATAAATATGTTCTTAACATTCATTAATTAAAACAAAGCTATTAATCTACTTAACTAAACGATAgtctaaattataatataaaaaatagtaaTTTTATTCAATGTTTTCGCAATCATTGTAGATAACAAGTTTTTCTTGCAAAGCTTCGttccttttgtatttttttaaaatttatagggGTAATTACTCTCCTTCAACAACTATGCACAAAGACTGACAATTTAGGTTAATGTCAATAACCATAACCATGCACAATACCAACTTATGACAATTAGGAAGGAAGAAAAATATCTCATCTTCAACATTATATATCTAAAGGCAATTGATTTGATTATATTTGGAAGTTTACCTCATAGATCTTATTGTACATAGGACTAAGTATTCGGTTAAAATCGAATCgaacaaattgaaaattaaattaatcaaaaaaaaTTTGAACCAATTGAATCAATCGAATTTTTCTATTTAAACTAAATCGACTGAACTAATAAAATATCGGTTAATTCgtcaaattaactaaaattttaaaactttatttggttTTAACTAAAAAcaagatttaatttaattaataatatttttaaatgaaaaataattaaattaatatttttattccgTTTAACcaaattacaaaatttaaaatcGAAACCAAACCGAATTAATAAAAAATCAAACCGAATTTCTAAATTAGTTCGATtcgattaattcaattttatcaaatttttattcACCCCTAGTGGTACATCATCTTTCAACTTTGTAATTTTTTTATGCATAGACAATATAACTATAAGTTGTATATGACCGACCTAACTATCGACTATAACTAAATTATGAAATCACCATTACgttttttattgaaattattcATAGGTAGTGTATAATGAAAACTAGAATCAATGTGATCACTTTATAAATGggaaaaaattgaaaagaaaaaaaaatgaaaagagtgtccttagtttatttattttttatcaaaagacttatttttgaaaataatcctTATCCAATGTTATTATAGCTACTATGTATTATCGTAGCAATGATAACATAGAGTGAAATTCCTccaagttaattaaaattatagtaTATGGagaattattatatcaaaatactctttactaaattatttaaaaattttcaaacttatcaAAATCATTCCaacttgatcaaaataattttaatattattgtagCAACTATGTTCTAGCTACAACaagtgttaaattaattttaatcaagttgaaGTGATTTTAAAGTTtgagtaattttgattaaattgataaatagtattttgataaaataatgtaccatttgttataattttgagtAAGTTAGAGTGCATAGCTACTATAATATGCGACATGTTATAGTAACTATGTTCATAGTTTGTATAAATTGTAGTAATCATGGTCATAGTTGCTATAATATGTGACATGTTATAGTAACTATGTTCATAGTTTTTATAAGTTTAGCAATCATGGTCACAGTTGTGACAAGAGTGTGAAAGTGATTTCGACtaagttgaaataattttaatcaatttaattaattttgtttaagttattaaatattttttgatatatataACAATGTTTTATATGTAATAACTTTACAGAATTGAACTGATTTACTTTAATGTTATAGGAAGTACTACACATTGTACTAGTACAACCATAAAAAACAACGCTAGAATAAAGGTAGTTTTAAGATGAAAGATAGATGGAGAgttgtttaaattttctttttctacaaagagaaaaacaTTTTGATTTTTGTGCtttataaattaatataattaatttgtTTGGGTGAGACTGCACAAATATTGCTCTTTGGTATGGATCTACCAAATGCCATTAGTAGGATTACTCTCAACATGCTATATGTTTTAATCTAGATGCCAAGTAAAATTACACAAGAAGGACAATGCTGGCTAAAAATGCTGATTAATTTGCACACATTGCattaaaacaaataaagaaagaacAACCTCAATGGAAGACTTGGAAGACTTGTACATTCTCTCTTCTCTTAAACTCAATAGCAGTATTGAGGTTTACATATAGTGTGCAAATCGTGATTATGCCCTGACATAGTTTCAGTTCTCCCACTAGTTGAACCCATTCAATTCATCTGAGGATCAATATACAAATACGACTTATTTCATATATGAAAAGACGTACAATAATTTTACTATATACATTCAGCTAGCCAGATCTAATTCTGGCTGCATGATTAGAATCCATAGAAGAGTAGGGCTTAATCCCCATAAGCCTATGGAACAATGATCTCTTCAGTCCATTCCCTCCCCTCCCTATTCTTGATCTCACCCAACGTGGAAAGTCATCCATTGAACCTGTAATTACGATGACAGTCTTCTCACAAACTAGATTTGCAAGAGCCACAATCGCTTCAGGCTCCATCGAAGAAGATGCATCCACCAAGAAAATGTGACTGAAATGGTTGGCTTCAATTCCAGCATTGTGAAGTCTGAAACTACTCATGTAGGTGGAAGACACAATGTTGAATTCTCTGAGCTCATCGACAGGAGGGCAAGTGAAGCACTCCCCTTTAAACAGGCACGTTGGCATAATGTCATCTGGCACAAGTTCCATGTCTCGGAAGGCAGCATTAGCTCGGAACAACTTGGTCTTTGGAATCTCGTCGAGCAAACTCCTCATTAATGCATCGCACGTCATGTTCCTAGGAGTGCATATAAGTATTTTGGAGCTAACAACATTCCTGTGTATTTGGATGACTGCTTCTTGAATAAATTTCCCAGTGGCGGTGAGTTCCCCAAACTCGTAGGCGAGGGGTCCTTCTATGAGATAGGGGACAAGACCTTTACGGTTTAGGATTCTTCGAATTACATGATGATGCTTAATGGAAGGCTGGATGGTTGGAGAAACCATGTTCCCATCCGAGCTTGCATAATCAGTAATGCCTTCGGGATTTGGGAAGAGGATCATACACAGCAAAGGATTTGTTGCAGCGGAGATTGCAATATGAGATCTTTTCAAGCAAACTCTATTGAAGGAGAAGCTAACATTATACTTTTTCATTGATGAATGTTGTTTGTGAAAATCGCGTCCAAACTCTACTAAAACAGTTCTGCTCTTTACCACACAAACAATGACTCCCTGGTTTTTTTGGATAAAATGGAAAAAAGAGAGCAAGAGATCTAAATGTTAGATGATAAACCAAGACTACACAAGTATGTCACAGATGAAAAGATAAAATTGTCTCAAATGTTGTGTTAAAGCATAGCACCTTCAAGACTATCTTTAGGGCACAAAAAATATCTAAATATCATAATGCAATGCTAAAAGTATAGCTCAACATTTCCATTGCACATTAAGAAGAATCTGAGAAACAAACCTTGAAAGGTTCCGCAGATATCTGGTCTGAGGGCCGTACAAGGACAAAATCTCTTGATAAAAGATAAGGCCTTCTTTCAGGAACAGCATCAATCTCAAATGCTACCAAAGAATGTTGATCATTCCGACTGCTTTTTGTCTTAGAAATCTCTCTCAAATTATGAATTTTAGAGTCTTTATTTTCTCGCAACTCAAGAGTAACTCCTTCCAATAAATATTCGCTCCATTTCTATGTAAAAAGATCAGCATGGTAAATTGAGACCAATAGTATGAAAGAAACTGAATTAAACAATACATCAAAGATGGAAAACTGATTGGAAATTTTGGAGGCAATAAGCTATATATATAAATGCTATATTACTGTAAAGAAAAGAATGTGCAAGAGTTCTGTGTTGACAATATTTCAGTTTGGTAAGAATGAAAGAATACCCCAGTACCAACATTACAAAAGAATTGCTTGGATTTTGCAAATTATACAACAAGCCCCAGCTTTGCTATTCAGCATtcccaatctttgaaaataatgtTCTAAGGTGTATAGATCAAAGAGAAAATGGAGGAATAGAAAGAGAGGTGGGTGATCGTTGATAGCAAACATAAGTGTAGATAATATGGATCAATATATGCACCTTTTGACCATGTTAATGAACATATGCATCTTTTGATTGATACAGACCAATATTTGTAAAAGAAATTGCAGAAGGCTACAAGATCATTCTTTTTGACTGCATCCTCTTGGATTGAAGAATATCTCTATATCTGCTTAAGGAATTAATGATGCTCTAGCTGTAACACACAACCACACAAATTATTTTTACAATTTGGAAATACAAAAAATAACTCCCCCTGTAATGGTGAACAAATAACTTAAAGTGGACTTTCCACCCATCCTCTTTCCCTTTCATGTTTAAATCTGAAGAGTATACTGTCATCCTCAAAGCATAGTGCTAACCTATCATACTTTTAAAACACTTGAAGATCCCCATACTTAATTGTCTAAAATGCCTTCCTTAGATCTGAGAGCAATCTTTCTAAAACTCCAACTGCATGCATAATATCTCATTTAATACTACCATAGTATACATGCGTGATCTAATTGAAAAGGAATATAGAATCTTTGCCATCTCTACTTCTGAGATCTCACTAGTACCTTTAGTCAACTTAAAATGACTGGATAAGAGAGTTGTGCCTGCTTCAGCATCTTTATGTTGAACCTTTCTAAAACTTTTTCAACATATTTCTCTTATAAGAGCCACAACTGTCTAGCTTTTCTATCTTGAGTTAATTTCAATACCTAGCATGCATATGGTTAGCACCAAATTCTTTATATTATATGATCTACTAACTCTTTCTTCGACTAATCAATCATAATACTATCATACCATATAATTAGCATATCATCCACATAGAGGAATAGTATATCAAGATTACCATGCGAGTATCTAAAATATACACATGAATCAAAAT is drawn from Zingiber officinale cultivar Zhangliang chromosome 1B, Zo_v1.1, whole genome shotgun sequence and contains these coding sequences:
- the LOC121985669 gene encoding probable RNA helicase SDE3, with the protein product MGYFLDVLRFIFRYGDDDDAFDLLNATTSSSSSTSHRVEDLPFLQRNSSSSESYPSTTTLLYPWKSSVASPPLNASVSPSPALLSRFSTASGPLSSNQPNDSAPKVSSGHSSGASRSSSPPPKSKTLPLSPQSSSHPSESKTLPFSSQFQQADASRRSSGTTTSKQKHTPDARDGNPELNGKISAKVPDSTHIWVMHQASTKPSKPSLNASASPLTSSVSSKHPVVADPLSSKCSSVLPASSSHGPSTQVLIKRQSTLNYHDKSSLLPSTTLPSNTSNFTDTFASFSQKQQKRTPETNRDDSTRDYSFQPRPFFEKRTLAEIYEIPEDIEELIKNDKLPAMMPLTPHGYADYFRTLLYAEDYELEKWSEYLLEGVTLELRENKDSKIHNLREISKTKSSRNDQHSLVAFEIDAVPERRPYLLSRDFVLVRPSDQISAEPFKGVIVCVVKSRTVLVEFGRDFHKQHSSMKKYNVSFSFNRVCLKRSHIAISAATNPLLCMILFPNPEGITDYASSDGNMVSPTIQPSIKHHHVIRRILNRKGLVPYLIEGPLAYEFGELTATGKFIQEAVIQIHRNVVSSKILICTPRNMTCDALMRSLLDEIPKTKLFRANAAFRDMELVPDDIMPTCLFKGECFTCPPVDELREFNIVSSTYMSSFRLHNAGIEANHFSHIFLVDASSSMEPEAIVALANLVCEKTVIVITGSMDDFPRWVRSRIGRGGNGLKRSLFHRLMGIKPYSSMDSNHAARIRSG